The proteins below come from a single Corynebacterium glyciniphilum AJ 3170 genomic window:
- the map gene encoding type I methionyl aminopeptidase — translation MSRALLTPGTPTPIRKVPDSIDRPEYVWKDSVRENVGEPWVQTPEVVEAMRESSRIAAGALSAAGAVVAPGVTTDEIDRIAHEYMCDHGAYPSCLGYRGFPKASCISLNEIVCHGIPDTTVVQDGDIVNIDVTAYKNGVHGDTNATYLAGDVAEKHRLLVERTYAAMWRGIKAVKPGREINVIGRVIEAYAKRFGYSVVRDFTGHGVGPTFHNGLVVLHHDEPAYDTVLEPGMTLTIEPMLNLGDLPYDIWDDDWTVQNKDGKWSAQFEHTMVVTETGVDVLTLREDEKDQTVK, via the coding sequence CGTGTGGAAGGACTCCGTCCGGGAGAACGTCGGTGAGCCGTGGGTGCAGACCCCGGAGGTCGTCGAGGCGATGCGCGAGTCGTCACGGATTGCCGCCGGCGCACTGTCTGCCGCCGGTGCTGTGGTGGCACCGGGAGTGACCACGGACGAGATCGACCGTATCGCGCACGAGTACATGTGCGATCATGGAGCGTACCCCTCGTGCCTGGGATACCGGGGTTTCCCGAAGGCGTCGTGTATCAGTCTCAATGAGATCGTGTGCCACGGCATTCCGGACACCACCGTGGTGCAGGACGGTGACATCGTGAACATTGACGTCACTGCCTACAAGAACGGTGTGCACGGTGACACGAACGCGACGTACCTGGCGGGGGACGTGGCTGAGAAGCACAGGCTGCTGGTCGAACGGACTTACGCCGCGATGTGGCGGGGCATCAAGGCGGTGAAGCCAGGCCGTGAGATCAACGTGATCGGACGGGTGATCGAGGCGTACGCAAAGCGGTTCGGGTACTCCGTGGTCCGTGATTTCACCGGCCATGGCGTCGGCCCGACGTTCCACAACGGCCTGGTGGTACTGCACCACGATGAGCCCGCCTACGACACGGTTCTGGAGCCGGGGATGACGTTGACGATCGAGCCGATGCTGAATCTTGGCGATCTGCCCTACGACATCTGGGACGACGACTGGACCGTGCAGAATAAGGACGGCAAGTGGTCGGCGCAGTTTGAGCACACGATGGTCGTCACGGAGACCGGCGTGGACGTGCTGACTCTGCGCGAGGACGAGAAGGACCAGACCGTCAAGTAA
- a CDS encoding carboxymuconolactone decarboxylase family protein: MNVSGSESASTEGPTRIVRPGEKVPGVRELGVVNHLIARLGARVQGTETMGVFSTIGRARRLFKAWLVYSAAMMPFGYLSRKETELVILRVAHLKGSEYEAAHHRKLGASVGLTDTQIEAMEGESHGQTRRWGVILDAVDQIVTAGEVDESTWSALASYLSDRELVALVMLVTNYSGLATALSVLGTPVDRKRGR, translated from the coding sequence ATGAACGTATCTGGTTCGGAGTCAGCGTCCACCGAGGGGCCGACACGCATCGTGCGCCCCGGCGAGAAAGTGCCGGGGGTGCGGGAGCTGGGGGTGGTCAATCACCTCATCGCGCGTCTCGGCGCGCGGGTGCAGGGCACGGAGACGATGGGGGTCTTTTCCACGATCGGGCGCGCACGTCGCCTGTTTAAGGCGTGGCTGGTGTACTCGGCGGCGATGATGCCGTTCGGCTACCTGTCACGCAAGGAGACGGAACTGGTGATTCTCCGTGTGGCTCATCTGAAGGGGTCAGAGTATGAAGCGGCCCATCACCGGAAGTTAGGCGCGTCGGTGGGATTGACTGATACTCAGATTGAGGCGATGGAGGGGGAGTCGCACGGCCAGACCCGTCGTTGGGGCGTGATCTTGGATGCGGTGGATCAGATTGTGACAGCCGGTGAGGTGGATGAGTCGACATGGTCGGCTCTGGCCAGTTACTTGTCTGACCGCGAGCTCGTGGCTCTGGTGATGCTGGTGACGAACTATTCGGGCCTGGCGACGGCGTTGTCGGTGCTGGGTACTCCGGTAGACAGGAAGAGGGGGCGGTGA